From one Dysidea avara chromosome 9, odDysAvar1.4, whole genome shotgun sequence genomic stretch:
- the LOC136267409 gene encoding ABC transporter G family member 20-like isoform X1, with protein sequence MFSHTCTLSTMQILSNTRNKYALNIIILCALNESAVYVMFCSVLFATTMSVSAISLVQEKKEGMLDRTYVAGVTITELILSELLLYSVISLIKVMVVVAITYGIFDVEQHGNIALASFIYWLICLSALTIGLLVSAFSQSIIDVIFLTSLFSNIPSYLAGAVWPLEGIPSGIRWVSNFLPITYAVAAVKAVVSKGMGIGDKEVYQGILITLAWWLLYLTLIIIFFRR encoded by the exons ATGTTCAGCCACACATGCACTTTATCAACCATGCAAATATTAAGTAATACAAGAAACaaatatgcacttaatataattatattatgtgcACTTAACGAGTCTGCTGTATATGTAATGTTTTGTAGTGTCCTTTTTGCAACAACCATGTCAGTGTCAGCTATTTCACTGGTACAGGAGAAGAAAGAAGGCATGCTGGATCGTACATATGTAGCAG GTGTAACCATCACTGAACTGATCTTATCAGAACTATTGTTGTACAGTGTAATATCCTTGATAAAAGTGATGGTTGTTGTTGCTATAACATATGGGATATTTGAT GTTGAACAACATGGAAATATTGCACTGGCTTCTTTTATTTACTGGTTGATATGCCTGTCAG CACTCACTATTG GATTACTGGTATCAGCATTTTCTCAGTCAATCATTGATGTCATATTTTTGACTTCGTTGTTTTCAAATATTCCTTCATATTTAGCAG GTGCAGTATGGCCATTGGAGGGTATACCAAGTGGAATTCGTTGGGTGTCCAACTTCCTGCCAATCACTTATGCTGTGGCTGCTGTGAAAGCAGTTGTAAGCAAAG GTATGGGTATAGGAGACAAAGAAGTCTACCAGGGAATTCTCATCACGTTGGCTTGGTGGTTATTATACCTGACACTAATCATTATATTTTTTCGCCGATAG
- the LOC136267409 gene encoding ABC transporter G family member 20-like isoform X2: protein MSVSAISLVQEKKEGMLDRTYVAGVTITELILSELLLYSVISLIKVMVVVAITYGIFDVEQHGNIALASFIYWLICLSALTIGLLVSAFSQSIIDVIFLTSLFSNIPSYLAGAVWPLEGIPSGIRWVSNFLPITYAVAAVKAVVSKGMGIGDKEVYQGILITLAWWLLYLTLIIIFFRR from the exons ATGTCAGTGTCAGCTATTTCACTGGTACAGGAGAAGAAAGAAGGCATGCTGGATCGTACATATGTAGCAG GTGTAACCATCACTGAACTGATCTTATCAGAACTATTGTTGTACAGTGTAATATCCTTGATAAAAGTGATGGTTGTTGTTGCTATAACATATGGGATATTTGAT GTTGAACAACATGGAAATATTGCACTGGCTTCTTTTATTTACTGGTTGATATGCCTGTCAG CACTCACTATTG GATTACTGGTATCAGCATTTTCTCAGTCAATCATTGATGTCATATTTTTGACTTCGTTGTTTTCAAATATTCCTTCATATTTAGCAG GTGCAGTATGGCCATTGGAGGGTATACCAAGTGGAATTCGTTGGGTGTCCAACTTCCTGCCAATCACTTATGCTGTGGCTGCTGTGAAAGCAGTTGTAAGCAAAG GTATGGGTATAGGAGACAAAGAAGTCTACCAGGGAATTCTCATCACGTTGGCTTGGTGGTTATTATACCTGACACTAATCATTATATTTTTTCGCCGATAG
- the LOC136267412 gene encoding ABC transporter G family member 20-like, which produces MDPSDLAVSVQGVYKSYGRRKKATHVLKGLTMEVPYNTTFGLLGASGCGKTTLLRCILSSMDPDYGEITVLGSKPGITQSRVPGKDIGYMPQDIGLIPEFTTFELMVFFGVLHRMSYKKIKERIRYLVELLELPSLHRRVVSFSGGQQRRVSFAVALLQEPSLLILDEPTVGLDPLLRVKIWRHLVELTTTRQSTVIITTHYIEEAKMAHIVGFMRDGKLLAQSSPENLMRTYITTSLEAVFLELAYESSKRVNEDAENVLENEDAENVLENEDAQNVLENKDAEYVLENEDVENVMENENAKNVLDHERPSLPEQGSSSKMIRKKFKILKFHKVRAPTVTNILAMSVKTLWKICKSTLHIALLILLPAILITFYAATVGNSVKDVKLLFTNNDTSLYEGVSFSKFYLRSLNRDIFDLESVFSYQNGLEEIRDGDAWGTMGLQTNYTTAVVDRYQQTCTDILDKQNQTSVDLINRATIGLGIDTTNRFLTQLAESELYEVANERLIDNISRTITNSTALYSLNVDLNLTEVVYGSPDFTFKDVFAPGAAVITIFGTAMLVSSTSLIQEKKEGILDRTYVAGVTITELILSELLLYSVIAIVQVVVIVAIVFGVFDVEQHGNIVLASFIFWLISLSAMTVGLLISVFSQTLIDVLFLASMFSNAPSYLAGVIWPVEGLPSGIRWVANIMPITYAVIAVKGVVSKGLGIGDREVYQGILITLAWLLLYLILVIIFFRR; this is translated from the exons ATGGATCCATCAGATTTGGCGGTCAGCGTACAGGGAGTCTACAAGAGTTATGGTAGAAGGAAGAAAGCAACACACGTGTTGAAGGGCCTCACCATGGAAGTACCCTACAATACCAC TTTTGGATTGTTAGGAGCTAGTGGTTGTGGCAAGACCACACTACTGAGATGTATCCTCAGTAGTATGGACCCTGACTATGGAGAAATTACAGTGCTTGGGTCAAAGCCAGGTATCACGCAGAGTCGTGTTCCTGGCAAAGACATAGGATATATGCCTCAG GATATTGGACTGATTCCTGAATTTACTACTTTTGAGTTGATGGTATTCTTTGGTGTACTACATCGCATGTCTTATAAGAAAATTAAAGAACGCATACGTTATCTGGTTGAGCTTTTGGAGTTACCGTCTCTTCATAGAAGAGTTGTGAGCTTCAG TGGTGGTCAGCAGAGGCGCGTATCGTTTGCTGTAGCACTACTCCAGGAACCATCACTGTTAATACTTGATGAACCTACTGTGGGGCTTGATCCACTACTGAGAGtgaa AATATGGAGACATCTTGTGGAGTTGACTACTACTAGACAGTCAACAGTTATTATCACTACTCACTATATCGAGGAGGCCAAGATGGCTCACATT GTTGGATTTATGAGGGATGGAAAGTTATTGGCTCAGTCATCACCTGAAAATCTGATGAGAACATACATTACTACG TCATTGGAGGCTGTGTTCTTGGAGCTGGCATATGAGTCATCTAAAAGGGTAAATGAGGATGCTGAGAATGTTTTGGAAAATGAAGATGCTGAGAATGTTTTGGAAAATGAAGATGCACAGAATGTTTTGGAAAATAAAGATGCAGAGTATGTTTTGGAAAATGAAGATGTAGAGAATGTTATGGAAAATGAAAATGCAAAGAATGTTTTAGATCATGAAAGGCCTTCTCTCCCTGAG CAAGGTAGTTCAAGTAAGATGATTCGCAAGAAGTTTAAAATATTGAAGT TTCACAAGGTCAGAGCTCCAACAGTGACAAACATTTTAGCAATGTCGGTGAAGACATTGTGGAAGATATGCAAGAGTACACT ACACATTGCATTACTGATCCTTCTACCAGCTATTCTGATAACCTTTTATGCTGCCACTGTTGGGAACAGTGTTAAAGATGtgaagttgttgtttaccaATAATGACACCA GTTTATATGAGGGAGTTTCATTCAGTAAATTCTACTTGAGATCGCTCAACAGAGATATTTTTGACTTG GAAAGTGTTTTTTCTTATCAAAATGGTTTGGAGGAGATAAGAGATGGAGATGCTTGGGGCACTATGGGgcttcaaacaaattacacaacAGCAGTAGTGGATCG GTATCAACAAACTTGTACTGACATATTGGACAAACAAAACCAGACAAGTGTTGATCTTATTAATCGTGCCACCATTGGGTTAGGAATAGACACTACCA ATCGGTTTCTTACTCAACTGGCTGAATCTGAACTCTATGAAGTTGCTAAT GAAAGATTGATTGATAATATCAGTAGGACTATTACCAACAGTACTGCTCTGTATTCTCTTAATGTTGACCTAAAT CTGACTGAAGTTGTTTATGGAAGTCCTGACTTCACTTTCAAAGATGTTTTTGCACCTGGAGCAGCTGTGAT AACTATTTTTGGGACAGCCATGTTGGTGTCATCTACTTCACTTATACAAGAGAAAAAAGAGGGCATATTGGATCGTACATATGTAGCAG GTGTAACCATCACAGAACTGATCTTATCAGAACTACTGCTGTACAGTGTAATAGCTATTGTACAGGTGGTGGTTATTGTTGCTATAGTGTTTGGAGTATTTGAT GTTGAGCAACATGGGAACATAGTGCTGGCTTCCTTTATATTTTGGCTGATATCCTTGTCAG CAATGACTGTAG GGCTGCTGATATCTGTCTTTTCACAGACACTGATAGATGTCCTGTTTTTAGCATCAATGTTTTCAAATGCTCCTTCCTATTTGGCAG GAGTGATATGGCCAGTGGAGGGACTACCTAGTGGCATTCGTTGGGTGGCCAACATAATGCCAATCACTTATGCTGTGATAGCTGTGAAGGGTGTCGTAAGCAAAG